The Spiroplasma endosymbiont of Crioceris asparagi genome contains the following window.
GGCAAAGATAACTGGAATAACCCCTGCATTATTTGCCTTAAGTGGCAAGTATGGTATATGTTCTTTAACAGAAGCGAGACCACTACCAGTTTGTTGAATAGGAATTTTTCTTTCACCTTCATTAACTAATGTAATAATCAAAATAACAAATAAGAATGCTGCAATATATATTAAGAAGTTAATTAAACCTGAAAATAATATTGTGTTTTCTTTTGAATTACTTGCTCAGAAATCATAAGTTTTTATGAAGTTTGAAGGAAGTTTTGCAACTATCCCCGCAAAGATTATTATTGAAACTCCATTTCCAATTCCTTTAATAGTTATTTGATCAGCCATTCATAACATAATGAATGTCCCAGCCAACATAACTAATGGAACTAATAAGAAATAGAATATTGGACCAGGAACTGTTCCATCAAGTTCTCATTTTGGAGTAATCATTCCATATTGTTTTAGTGTAAATATTGTTGCTGTTCCTTGCATTACACAAAATGGAATTGTTAATGCTTTTGTTAGTTTATCTAACTTTCTACGACCACGTTCTCCAGATTTTGTTCATTGTGATAAAATCGGAATCACATCTGTTGATAATAACTGAGTAATAATAGAAGCAGTGATATAGGGGGAAACACCTAATGAGAAAATTGAAAATTTTCCCATATTCCCCCCTCCTAATGTAGAAAGAAGGTTGAAAAACTCTTGTTTGTCAGCTTCGCTGTTGCTATTGTCATTCATTTGAATACCAGGAACAACAATTAACATTCCTATTCTAATTATCACAAGAACAATTATTGTAAAAAGAATTCTTTTTAAAAGATCTTTATTTTTTACAAAAAAACCTTTTTTCTCAAAACTGTTCTTGTTTAATTTTTCTTTGTTGGGAACTAATTTTTTAGCCACCTAAATCACCTCTACGCTACCCCCGGCAGCTTCAATTGCTTTTTTAGCAGTTTCTGATATTTTATTTACTTTTAAATTAAGTTTTTTAGTGATTTCGCCTCTACCTAAAACTTTAATTAAAACATTTTTATTTTTAATTACTTTTTGTTCAAATAAGGTGTCATGATTAATTTCAGAAATTTTTAATTTATCTAAAACTTCTAAGTTAAAAATTTTGTATTCTTTTTTGTTAATATTTGTAAAACCAATTTTTGGTAATCTTCTAAACAAAGGAGTTTGTCCCCCTTCAAAACCAGGTCTTGTTCCACCACCAGATCTAGAATTTTGACCTTTGTGACCTCTAGTAGATGTTTTACCTTTTCCTGAAGCCATCCCTCTACCAATTCTTGTAGGAGTTTGTTTTGAACCTTTTGTATATTTTAATTCATGTAATTTCATACTTATTTACCTCCTACTTTTTTGCAGCTGGTTTTGCAGCAGATTCTTTAGTTGCTGGTTTTGCAGCTTCTTTTTTAACTTCTGGTTTTGCGGCTGGTTTTGCAGCTTCTTTTTTAACTTCTGGTTTTGCGGCTGGTTTTGCAGCTTCTTTTTTAACTTCTGGTTTTGCGGCTGGTTTTGCAGTATAATCTTTAGTTGCTGGTTTTGCAGCTTCTTTTTTAGTATCTAATTTAATACCTTTTCTTAAGTACATAACTTCTTTAGCTGATGAAAGATTTTCTAATCCGTTCAATGTTGCTCTAATCATGTTTATTGGTGTATTTGATCCTAATGATTTAACATAAACATCACCAATTCCTGCACATTCAATAACTGCACGTGAAGGACCCCCGGCAATAACTCCAGTACCTGGTTTTGCTGGTTTGATTAATACTCTACCCGCTCCAAATTTTCCAATTATTTCATGAGGAACTGTTGTTCCAACTGTTGGGACTTTGATTAAAAATCTTCTAGCTTGTTTAGATGCTTTTTTAATTGCATCTGGAACTTCATTAGCTTTTCCTGTTCCTAAACCAACACTACCTTTTTTATCACCAACAACGACAACTGAACCAAACCTGAATCTTCTTCCACCTTTAGTAACTTTAGTAACACGGTTAACTGCAACTAATTTTTCTGTATAAGGATCTTCTTCTTTTATTCTTTTAAAACCATCTTTATTGTTTCTTGAAGGTTTTTTGTTAAACCCGCCTTTACCATTATTATTTTTAGTAAAGTCTCTTTTTGGTTCTGCTGTTTTTACTTTATTTTCTTCTGACATCGAATAATCTCCTTTAATTAGAATTGAATTCCTTCTTCTTTAACAGCCTCAGCAAATGCTTTAACTTTACCATGGAATAAGTATCCTCCACGGTCGAATACAACAGTTGATATTTTTTTTGCTTTTGCTTTTTTGGCTATATCTTTTCCAACAGCAATTGCAGCTTCAATATTACATTTATTTTTTAAATCCATTTTTAGTGATGAAGATGATACAAGGGTTACCCCTTTAAAATCATCAATAATTTGAGCATAGAAGTATTGATTTGATTTAAAAACATTTAGTCTCGGTCTTGCTTTTGTACCTTGGATTTTGTTTCTAATTCTAAAATGTCTTCTTTTTCTTGCTTCTTCTTTAGTGTATTTCATTTTTTAAAAACCTCTTAGCAGTCTATTTACCGGCTGCTTTTCCTTCTTTTCTAATAATTTTTTCATCACTGTATTTAATACCCTTACCTTTATATGGTTCTGGTCTTTTAAATGCTCTAATTTCTGCACAAACTTGTCCCACTAATTGTTTGTCAATTCCTGAAACTTTAATAATTGTTGGTTTTGGAATTTCAACAGTAATTCCTTTAGGAACTGTGAAATCAACGGGGTGTGAATAACCTAATGAAAGATTAATTTTGTTACCTGCCAATGCTGCTTTATAACCAACACCGACAATTAATAATTCTTTTGAGAAACCTTTACTTACTCCTTCTAGCATTCCGCTAATAATTGAGTTAGTTGTTCCATGTAATTGTTTGGTATGTTTTACTTCGTTACTTCTTGTTGTTGAGATTGAACCATTTTCTAAGCTTATTTTGATCAATGGTGAGAATCTTTGTGATAGTTCTCCCTTTGGTCCTTTTACAACCACTAAGTTATTTTCATCAACTCTAAATTCTACTCCTGTTGGAACAGTTAATATTCTATTTCCGATACGTGACATTAAATATTCCTCCTATTATCAAACAAATGCAAGAACTTCGCCACCAACATTTTTTTGGCGTGCTTCTTTATCTGTAATGATTCCTTTTGAAGTTGAGATGATTGCTACTCCAAGTCCATTTAAAACTTGGGGAATTTCTGTTTTTGATGAATAAACTCTTAGTCCTGGTTTTGAGATTCTTTTTAATCCGCTAATTACTCTTGTTTTTCCAACATATTTTAAAGTTATTGTTATATCTTTTTTGAAGTCTTTTGTGATTTTGTAGTCTTCAATGAAACCTTCTTTTTTAAGGATTTTAGCTATTTCAAGTTTTTCTTTAGATCCAGGAATCATTACGCTTTCATGAAAACGTTGATTCGCATTTCTAATTCTTGTAAGCATATCTGCGATTACGTCTGTTGTCATAGTTTTTTATCTCCTTATCATGATGCTTTCTTAATACCAGGAATTTGACCATTGTAAGCCAATTCTCTGAAACATAAACGACAAAGGTTGAATTTTTTCAACACTGAGTGCGGTCTACCACATTTTCCACATCTTGTATATTTTCTAACTTTAAATTTAGCAACTTTAGCTTGTTTTACTTTTAATGATTTTTTTGCCATCTTATCTCCTACTTAGTGAATGGCATTCCCATTTTTTTTAATAATGAAAATGAATCCTCTTTGCTTTTTGCTGTTGTAACGAATGTTATATCCATACCACGGATTTTTTTAACTTTATCATAATCAATTTCTACAAATATAATTTGTTCTTTGATTCCCATTGTGTAGTTACCTTGTTTATCAAATCCAGTTTTAGAAACTCCTTTAAAGTCTCTAACCCTTGGTAGGGCTGAATTAGTTAACTTAGACATAAAGTCATACATTTTTTTTCCTCTTAATGTAACTTTACATCCAATTGGCATACCTTCACGTAGTTTGAAAACTGCGATTGATTTTTTTGCTTTTGTAATTAATGGTTTTTGACCAGTAATAAGTGCTAGTTCAGCAACTGCATCATCAAGTTTTTTTGAATCTTGAACTGCATCACCGACACCCATATTAATAACTATTTTTTCTAATTTTGGAACTTCCATAATTGAAGAATATTTAAATTCTTTCATAAGTTCAGGAACTACATTTTCTTTGTAGTGTTTTTCTAACATACTCATTTCTTTATTCATAATTCCTCCAACTATTTAATAACTGTTCCAGATTTTTTAGCTATTCTTACTTTGTTTTTATTTACTTCTTTGTAACCTATTTTACTGAACTTATTTTTATTTTTTGGATCAACGATTGCCACATTAGAAATTGCTACTGAAACTTCTATTTCAATAATTCCACCCTCTTCACCATTTTGAGAAGGTTTTTTATGTTTTAATCCTTTGATTCCTTTAATATAAACTCTGCTTTTATCATTGTTAAATCTTGAAATTGGTCCTTGTTTACCTTTGTGAGAACCAGCAATAACAATAACGGCATCACCTTGTTTTAATTTTGTTTTATTCATTGTGACCTCCATTAAATTACTTCCGGTGCTAAAGATGCAATTTTAACAAAACCTGCATCTTTAACTTCTTTCGCGATAGGCCCGAAGATACGTGATCCTCTTGGTGTTTTATCATCTTTAACAATAACAGCTGCATTTTCTGAGAATTTGATATAACTACCATCTTCTCTTCTAATCCCTCTTACAGTTCTTACAATTACAGCCTTAATAACTTGACCCTTTTTAACCATTCCACCAGGTGAGGCGTGTTTAACTGTTGCCACAACAACATCTCCAATGTTAGTAAATTTTCTAACACTTCCACCCAAATTACGGATAACTAATATTTCTTTTGCACCAGTATTATCGGCAACTTTTAATCTTGATTCTGTTTGTATCATAATCGCGCTCCTTAAATAATTGCTTTCTCTAATACTTTAACTATTCTAAAATTTTTTGTTTTACTTAAAGGT
Protein-coding sequences here:
- the rplO gene encoding 50S ribosomal protein L15; protein product: MKLHELKYTKGSKQTPTRIGRGMASGKGKTSTRGHKGQNSRSGGGTRPGFEGGQTPLFRRLPKIGFTNINKKEYKIFNLEVLDKLKISEINHDTLFEQKVIKNKNVLIKVLGRGEITKKLNLKVNKISETAKKAIEAAGGSVEVI
- the rplR gene encoding 50S ribosomal protein L18 translates to MKYTKEEARKRRHFRIRNKIQGTKARPRLNVFKSNQYFYAQIIDDFKGVTLVSSSSLKMDLKNKCNIEAAIAVGKDIAKKAKAKKISTVVFDRGGYLFHGKVKAFAEAVKEEGIQF
- the secY gene encoding preprotein translocase subunit SecY; the encoded protein is MAKKLVPNKEKLNKNSFEKKGFFVKNKDLLKRILFTIIVLVIIRIGMLIVVPGIQMNDNSNSEADKQEFFNLLSTLGGGNMGKFSIFSLGVSPYITASIITQLLSTDVIPILSQWTKSGERGRRKLDKLTKALTIPFCVMQGTATIFTLKQYGMITPKWELDGTVPGPIFYFLLVPLVMLAGTFIMLWMADQITIKGIGNGVSIIIFAGIVAKLPSNFIKTYDFWASNSKENTILFSGLINFLIYIAAFLFVILIITLVNEGERKIPIQQTGSGLASVKEHIPYLPLKANNAGVIPVIFASALISTPITISQIVQISNPTSGFVWFCNNILSFQQWAGISIYAILIIMFTFLYSQVQINPEKIADNFKKSGTFIPGIKTGEDTRKFLSATINRLSCMGSLFLAFLAALPYIIAKLTDLPSNLAIGGTGLIIVISVALQTTQQLKGRLIQQSFIDKKFDKFDSDNSSTHIW
- the rplN gene encoding 50S ribosomal protein L14, producing MIQTESRLKVADNTGAKEILVIRNLGGSVRKFTNIGDVVVATVKHASPGGMVKKGQVIKAVIVRTVRGIRREDGSYIKFSENAAVIVKDDKTPRGSRIFGPIAKEVKDAGFVKIASLAPEVI
- the rpsH gene encoding 30S ribosomal protein S8 is translated as MTTDVIADMLTRIRNANQRFHESVMIPGSKEKLEIAKILKKEGFIEDYKITKDFKKDITITLKYVGKTRVISGLKRISKPGLRVYSSKTEIPQVLNGLGVAIISTSKGIITDKEARQKNVGGEVLAFVW
- the rpsE gene encoding 30S ribosomal protein S5; this translates as MSEENKVKTAEPKRDFTKNNNGKGGFNKKPSRNNKDGFKRIKEEDPYTEKLVAVNRVTKVTKGGRRFRFGSVVVVGDKKGSVGLGTGKANEVPDAIKKASKQARRFLIKVPTVGTTVPHEIIGKFGAGRVLIKPAKPGTGVIAGGPSRAVIECAGIGDVYVKSLGSNTPINMIRATLNGLENLSSAKEVMYLRKGIKLDTKKEAAKPATKDYTAKPAAKPEVKKEAAKPAAKPEVKKEAAKPAAKPEVKKEAAKPATKESAAKPAAKK
- the rplX gene encoding 50S ribosomal protein L24, translated to MNKTKLKQGDAVIVIAGSHKGKQGPISRFNNDKSRVYIKGIKGLKHKKPSQNGEEGGIIEIEVSVAISNVAIVDPKNKNKFSKIGYKEVNKNKVRIAKKSGTVIK
- a CDS encoding type Z 30S ribosomal protein S14, whose protein sequence is MAKKSLKVKQAKVAKFKVRKYTRCGKCGRPHSVLKKFNLCRLCFRELAYNGQIPGIKKASW
- the rplF gene encoding 50S ribosomal protein L6, which produces MSRIGNRILTVPTGVEFRVDENNLVVVKGPKGELSQRFSPLIKISLENGSISTTRSNEVKHTKQLHGTTNSIISGMLEGVSKGFSKELLIVGVGYKAALAGNKINLSLGYSHPVDFTVPKGITVEIPKPTIIKVSGIDKQLVGQVCAEIRAFKRPEPYKGKGIKYSDEKIIRKEGKAAGK
- the rplE gene encoding 50S ribosomal protein L5, whose protein sequence is MSMLEKHYKENVVPELMKEFKYSSIMEVPKLEKIVINMGVGDAVQDSKKLDDAVAELALITGQKPLITKAKKSIAVFKLREGMPIGCKVTLRGKKMYDFMSKLTNSALPRVRDFKGVSKTGFDKQGNYTMGIKEQIIFVEIDYDKVKKIRGMDITFVTTAKSKEDSFSLLKKMGMPFTK